A genomic segment from Dietzia psychralcaliphila encodes:
- a CDS encoding DUF5129 domain-containing protein, giving the protein MISSVSRLRLLLVVLSGAAALLLFLLPLAPAGAQAPAPAPAPGQATAVGVGITDGAGVLSPGDQDLLRTETERIAFPPQVQQVEYLVFDDGNDNLNDTTERFAQAERPDLVSEDREKWAPGTLIVANDVESRQVGIYCGDDVCAALDIFEGRHLDGSLEAMKDPMRRDNHAVGLLAGAQAAADPTVLAPESEGMPSWLPWALGGAGVVGAGAIGAAVAASRKKEATTARERYDRVSREYGRVAGELTGLDIRANSLTSPLADDELRSQWEDVRDRFLALDTVMGRIGDLRPESKDSEFREKAADIETAHTTVDQMETAEKNIDQLFRMEQGDADVRRRQLGELHEDMLAAALGTEDERLAAEAKALDARADELSKDTQAADFMDRYARLVVDYRLVVEAIRVREMSDVEAADDAGDRHAPRLYDRDWRAGYGYNGFVPFYVVSSWHAHDVQAAEAASSATNTSYSNASFSGGGGSSGY; this is encoded by the coding sequence ATGATCAGCTCGGTATCCCGTCTCCGCCTCCTGCTCGTGGTGCTGTCCGGCGCCGCGGCCCTGCTGCTCTTCCTGCTCCCACTCGCCCCGGCCGGAGCCCAGGCTCCGGCACCCGCCCCAGCCCCCGGGCAGGCCACGGCGGTCGGCGTCGGCATCACCGACGGGGCCGGTGTGCTCTCGCCGGGGGATCAGGATCTGCTCCGCACCGAGACCGAGCGCATCGCGTTCCCGCCGCAGGTGCAGCAGGTCGAGTACCTGGTCTTCGACGACGGGAACGACAACCTCAACGACACCACCGAGCGATTCGCCCAGGCCGAGCGGCCGGATCTCGTGTCGGAGGACAGGGAGAAGTGGGCGCCCGGAACCCTGATCGTGGCCAACGACGTGGAGTCGCGGCAGGTCGGCATCTACTGCGGGGACGACGTCTGCGCGGCGCTCGACATCTTCGAGGGCCGGCACCTCGACGGCTCGCTGGAGGCCATGAAGGACCCGATGCGGCGCGACAACCACGCGGTCGGCCTGCTCGCGGGTGCGCAGGCGGCGGCCGATCCCACGGTCCTGGCACCGGAGTCCGAGGGGATGCCGTCCTGGCTGCCGTGGGCGCTCGGCGGCGCGGGCGTCGTGGGCGCGGGCGCGATCGGTGCGGCCGTCGCGGCGAGTCGCAAGAAGGAGGCGACGACGGCGAGGGAACGCTACGACCGGGTCTCCCGCGAGTACGGGCGGGTCGCGGGGGAGCTCACCGGGCTGGACATCCGCGCCAACTCGCTCACGTCCCCGCTGGCCGACGACGAGCTGAGGTCGCAGTGGGAGGACGTGCGGGACCGCTTCCTCGCGCTGGACACCGTCATGGGCCGGATCGGTGACCTGCGGCCTGAATCGAAGGACTCCGAGTTCCGCGAGAAGGCCGCCGACATCGAGACCGCGCACACCACGGTCGATCAGATGGAGACGGCGGAGAAGAACATCGACCAGCTCTTCCGCATGGAGCAGGGCGATGCCGACGTGCGCCGTCGCCAACTCGGTGAGCTGCACGAGGACATGCTCGCCGCCGCGCTGGGAACAGAGGATGAGCGGCTCGCCGCCGAGGCCAAGGCCCTCGATGCGCGTGCGGACGAGCTCTCGAAGGACACACAGGCGGCCGACTTCATGGACCGCTACGCCCGGCTCGTGGTGGACTACCGGCTCGTGGTCGAGGCGATCCGGGTCCGCGAGATGTCGGATGTGGAGGCGGCTGACGACGCGGGCGACCGACACGCGCCGAGACTGTACGACCGGGACTGGCGCGCGGGCTACGGCTACAACGGCTTCGTGCCGTTCTACGTGGTCTCGAGCTGGCACGCTCACGACGTGCAAGCGGCCGAGGCGGCGTCGAGCGCCACCAACACCAGCTACTCGAACGCCTCGTTCTCCGGGGGCGGCGGGTCGAGCGGCTACTGA
- a CDS encoding peptidylprolyl isomerase, whose product MHLTATARPRPTVRSTLGILALSVPLALAGCGADDSASEDATATGTTAATQSETQPEADTSDGGASDAVECPPTEGTSERITSFDSAPPMCLTPGVDYSAVITTDAGVVTVDLLEEKAPETVNNFVYLARHKYYEGITFHRVIPGFMIQGGDPQGTGSGGPGYQFSDELPADGEYEVGSMAMANAGPDTNGSQFFIVTGDSGVSLPPDYSLFGTVTDGMDAVTAIEDDGSPQGAPRTVHTIESVEIVEG is encoded by the coding sequence ATGCACCTCACCGCCACAGCCCGGCCCCGTCCGACCGTCCGATCCACCCTCGGGATCCTCGCCCTGTCGGTGCCCCTCGCGCTCGCCGGCTGCGGCGCGGACGACTCGGCCTCCGAGGACGCGACGGCCACCGGCACGACCGCGGCGACCCAGTCCGAGACGCAGCCAGAGGCGGACACGTCCGACGGCGGCGCGTCCGACGCGGTCGAGTGCCCGCCCACCGAGGGCACGAGCGAACGCATCACCTCGTTCGACTCCGCCCCGCCGATGTGCCTGACACCCGGGGTCGACTACTCCGCCGTCATCACCACCGACGCCGGCGTCGTCACCGTGGACCTGCTCGAGGAGAAGGCCCCGGAGACGGTGAACAACTTCGTGTACCTGGCCCGCCACAAGTACTACGAGGGCATCACCTTCCACCGGGTGATCCCCGGCTTCATGATCCAGGGCGGCGACCCGCAGGGCACCGGCAGCGGCGGCCCGGGCTACCAGTTCTCCGACGAGCTCCCCGCCGACGGCGAGTACGAGGTCGGCTCGATGGCCATGGCCAACGCGGGCCCGGACACCAACGGTTCGCAGTTCTTCATCGTCACCGGCGACTCCGGCGTGTCACTGCCGCCGGACTACAGCCTCTTCGGCACCGTCACCGACGGGATGGACGCCGTCACGGCGATCGAGGACGACGGCAGCCCGCAGGGCGCCCCGCGGACGGTGCACACGATCGAGTCTGTGGAGATCGTCGAGGGCTGA
- a CDS encoding glycosyltransferase, whose translation MQHHGHHELVDEVERSVAGLADPLGRECLQRIILPRAGEPLDVRSLYLGEAPTNARRAHSAGRTTLSIGADSEVSFATYFNAFAAAYWRRWTILGDVVLRLTIRGAGRVDLYRSKIDGSRIAITGDVVGEPGEAGADRVTTVEFVCDLGPFEDGGWIWFDLTSDTDVELLAGGWYSAVDAPATRPDAGPDGTPDPSVQVPNDRRVTIGIPTFNRPGDAVAALRALTSDPEVDAVLDAVLMPDQGNRKVRDEPGFAEAAEYLGERLRIFDQPNLGGSGGYSRIMYEARRLTDSPYILYMDDDIEIEPDSILRALAFARFSTVPMLVGGQMLNLQERSHLHTMGEVVGAHDFMWTAAPHADYDYDFSRYPLTDRENPKELHRRIDVDYNGWWMCLIPRVVAEKIGQPLPLFIKWDDAEYGLRARRAGHPTVSMPGVAIWHMAWSDKDDAIDWQAYFHLRNRLVVASLYHDGDHKGIMQSSLKALVKHLVCLEYSTVAIQIEAVRDFLRGPEALYELLPTALPKVRAMRAEFPDAVVIPSAVDLPAPSGAPAGIHSEPRGRVRKALALAKGLSHTLSRDDKVHHEVPQANFPPVEARWYSLSRVDGATVTTADGRGVVYRKRDREQAASLFKESVAVHRELYRRFPEMRRRYRDAHTDLVTKEAWGRVFDA comes from the coding sequence ATGCAACACCACGGCCACCACGAACTGGTCGACGAGGTCGAGCGGTCGGTCGCCGGGCTCGCGGACCCGCTCGGCCGGGAGTGCCTCCAGCGGATCATCCTGCCCCGGGCCGGTGAGCCCCTGGACGTGAGGTCGCTCTACCTCGGGGAGGCCCCCACCAACGCCCGCCGCGCGCACTCCGCCGGCCGCACCACGCTGAGCATCGGCGCGGACTCCGAGGTCTCCTTCGCCACCTACTTCAACGCGTTCGCCGCGGCGTACTGGCGGCGCTGGACCATCCTCGGCGACGTGGTCCTGCGGCTGACGATCCGCGGCGCCGGCCGCGTGGACCTCTACCGGTCCAAGATCGACGGGTCGCGGATCGCGATCACCGGGGACGTCGTGGGAGAGCCGGGCGAGGCGGGCGCGGACCGGGTGACGACGGTCGAGTTCGTCTGCGACCTGGGCCCGTTCGAGGACGGCGGCTGGATCTGGTTCGACCTCACCTCCGACACGGACGTCGAGTTGCTCGCCGGTGGCTGGTACTCGGCCGTGGACGCGCCCGCGACCCGCCCGGACGCGGGCCCGGACGGCACCCCCGACCCGTCTGTGCAGGTGCCCAACGACCGCCGGGTGACCATCGGGATCCCCACGTTCAACCGACCCGGGGACGCGGTCGCGGCGCTGCGGGCGCTCACCTCCGACCCCGAGGTGGACGCGGTCCTGGACGCCGTGCTCATGCCGGACCAGGGCAACCGCAAGGTGCGCGACGAGCCCGGGTTCGCTGAGGCCGCCGAGTACCTGGGCGAGCGCCTGCGGATCTTCGACCAGCCCAACCTGGGCGGTTCGGGCGGGTACAGCCGCATCATGTACGAGGCCCGGCGACTCACCGATTCGCCGTACATCCTGTACATGGACGACGACATCGAGATCGAGCCCGACTCGATCCTGCGGGCCCTGGCCTTCGCCCGATTCTCCACGGTCCCGATGCTGGTCGGCGGCCAGATGCTCAACCTGCAGGAGCGCAGCCACCTCCACACCATGGGCGAGGTGGTGGGAGCGCACGACTTCATGTGGACCGCCGCCCCGCACGCGGACTACGACTACGACTTCTCCCGGTACCCCCTGACGGACCGGGAGAACCCCAAGGAACTCCACCGCCGGATCGACGTGGACTACAACGGCTGGTGGATGTGCCTCATCCCGCGCGTGGTGGCGGAGAAGATCGGGCAGCCCCTGCCGCTGTTCATCAAGTGGGACGACGCGGAATACGGGTTGCGGGCCCGCCGGGCCGGTCATCCCACGGTGTCCATGCCGGGCGTGGCGATCTGGCACATGGCGTGGTCGGACAAGGACGATGCGATCGACTGGCAGGCCTACTTCCACCTGCGCAACCGCCTGGTGGTGGCCTCGCTCTACCACGACGGCGACCACAAGGGCATCATGCAGTCCAGCCTGAAAGCGCTGGTCAAGCACCTGGTATGCCTCGAGTATTCGACGGTGGCCATCCAGATCGAGGCCGTCCGCGACTTCCTCCGCGGCCCGGAGGCGCTCTACGAGTTGCTGCCGACGGCGCTGCCCAAGGTGCGGGCGATGCGCGCGGAGTTCCCCGACGCCGTGGTGATCCCCTCGGCCGTGGACCTGCCCGCGCCCTCGGGTGCCCCGGCCGGGATCCACTCGGAGCCCCGGGGCAGGGTCCGCAAGGCCCTGGCCCTGGCCAAGGGGCTCTCGCACACCCTGAGCCGGGACGACAAGGTGCACCACGAGGTGCCGCAGGCGAACTTCCCGCCCGTGGAGGCGCGCTGGTACTCGCTGAGCCGGGTCGACGGCGCCACCGTCACCACCGCCGACGGCCGCGGGGTGGTCTACCGCAAGCGCGACCGTGAGCAGGCCGCGTCCCTGTTCAAGGAGTCCGTGGCCGTACACCGAGAGCTCTATCGCCGGTTCCCGGAGATGCGTCGGCGCTACCGTGACGCGCACACCGATCTCGTGACCAAGGAGGCCTGGGGCCGTGTCTTCGACGCCTGA
- a CDS encoding phosphatase PAP2 family protein — MSSTPETASGPAGPDDTGGAGPTVDIPVPTGEVRLLAGIQRRLLAVPGLREAAVTLSHVGEHALGWMAIAAVGVVADPARRSRWAMVGVGSFGAHATSVVIKRVVRRRRPDHPTVTVGVGTPSSLSFPSSHATSTTAFALLAGAVSGVPVAPALVPVMLASRLVLGVHYPSDVFAGAAVGAGCAALTRAVWPTDPVQRVLPEALRDGAPGPRITPTPEENR; from the coding sequence GTGTCTTCGACGCCTGAGACCGCGTCCGGGCCGGCCGGCCCCGACGACACCGGCGGGGCCGGCCCCACGGTCGACATCCCCGTTCCCACCGGCGAGGTCAGGTTGCTGGCCGGGATCCAGCGGCGGCTCCTCGCGGTGCCAGGGTTGCGTGAGGCGGCCGTGACGCTCTCGCACGTCGGTGAGCACGCGCTGGGCTGGATGGCGATCGCCGCGGTCGGCGTGGTGGCCGATCCGGCCCGTCGGAGCCGGTGGGCGATGGTCGGTGTCGGCAGCTTCGGTGCGCACGCCACCTCCGTCGTCATCAAGCGGGTCGTGCGGCGTCGGCGGCCGGACCACCCCACGGTCACCGTGGGGGTGGGTACCCCCTCCTCGCTCAGCTTCCCGTCCTCCCACGCCACCTCGACCACCGCCTTCGCCCTGCTCGCGGGGGCCGTGAGCGGCGTGCCCGTGGCCCCCGCACTCGTTCCCGTCATGCTCGCGTCCAGGCTCGTGTTGGGCGTCCACTACCCTTCGGATGTGTTCGCCGGCGCCGCGGTCGGCGCGGGTTGTGCTGCGCTCACCCGCGCGGTCTGGCCCACGGATCCCGTCCAGCGCGTGCTGCCGGAGGCGCTCCGCGACGGCGCGCCCGGACCGCGCATCACCCCGACCCCCGAGGAGAATCGATGA
- a CDS encoding decaprenyl-phosphate phosphoribosyltransferase yields the protein MTDQTGVPASRGGGEHHLLGAEPHTANEIDLAEAEEEAQGSPPKNLLDGMIKALRPRQWVKNVLVVAAPAAAGSQTLTDTSVLFSVFIAFVAFCMAASSVYLINDAMDVEADRAHPTKRFRPIAAGVLPVGLAYGMAVVLIIASIGISVLFTHPALAIVVAVYIVLQLMYCFGLKHQPVLDIAFVSSGFLLRAVAGGAAAEVEISQWFLLVMAFGSLFMAAGKRYAELNLHLRTGAKIRKALESYTPTYLRFVWTLSATVLVLCYALWAYDRGSDPTQPSGSAVWLQISIVPFTIAVLRYAVDVDAAQAGEPEDIALGDRVLQVLAGLWVLTVVIGVYIVPSIA from the coding sequence ATGACCGATCAGACCGGAGTCCCGGCCTCCCGGGGCGGGGGCGAGCACCACCTCCTCGGTGCGGAGCCGCACACCGCCAACGAGATCGACCTCGCCGAGGCCGAGGAGGAGGCCCAGGGTTCGCCGCCCAAGAACCTGCTCGACGGCATGATCAAGGCTCTCCGGCCACGTCAGTGGGTCAAGAACGTCCTCGTGGTCGCGGCGCCCGCCGCGGCCGGCTCGCAGACGCTCACCGACACCTCCGTCCTGTTCTCGGTCTTCATCGCGTTCGTGGCGTTCTGCATGGCGGCCTCGAGCGTGTACCTGATCAACGACGCGATGGACGTCGAGGCGGACCGCGCACACCCGACCAAGCGTTTCCGTCCCATCGCGGCCGGTGTGCTCCCGGTCGGGCTCGCCTACGGCATGGCGGTGGTGCTGATCATCGCGTCGATCGGCATCTCGGTGCTGTTCACGCATCCGGCGCTGGCGATCGTCGTGGCCGTGTACATCGTGCTGCAGCTCATGTACTGCTTCGGGCTCAAGCACCAGCCGGTGCTCGACATCGCGTTCGTCTCCTCCGGCTTCCTGCTGCGCGCGGTGGCGGGCGGCGCGGCGGCGGAGGTCGAGATCTCGCAGTGGTTCCTGCTGGTCATGGCGTTCGGTTCCCTGTTCATGGCGGCCGGCAAGCGGTACGCCGAGCTGAACCTGCACCTGAGGACCGGGGCCAAGATCCGCAAGGCCCTGGAGAGCTACACGCCCACCTACCTGCGGTTCGTCTGGACGCTCTCGGCCACGGTCCTGGTCCTCTGCTACGCCCTGTGGGCGTACGACCGGGGTTCCGACCCCACGCAGCCGTCCGGGTCGGCCGTGTGGCTGCAGATCTCGATCGTGCCGTTCACCATCGCGGTGCTGCGGTACGCGGTCGACGTCGATGCCGCCCAGGCCGGCGAGCCCGAGGACATCGCGCTCGGGGACCGCGTCCTGCAGGTCCTGGCCGGGCTGTGGGTCCTGACCGTGGTGATCGGCGTCTACATCGTGCCGTCCATCGCCTGA
- a CDS encoding arabinosyltransferase, translating to MSEVRAGRSAAGGSAAGRSAAGRSAPGGSAARGAASDPTPTPTPTPTLARASGAPRDPVRPRAEPAVFWGGLVVVVAVFLAGAWQRRWIADDGLIVLRTVRNLIAGNGPVFNAGERVESNTSTVWTYLVYLTHEVVGYRLELIALALALTLSMVAVACAMLGTRVMYQGTRHARVGGPMLLLPLGVVVYIMLPPARDFASSGLETGLVICWIGVMWLGLQRWARAPHREGRFGLPSGGTAAIAFVAGLGPLVRPELALASVVFLVLLAASRQSWRHLGWLVVIAGTVPVVYQIWRMSYYALPYPLTAVAKDAGGSKWDKGAEYLWDLLSPYVLLLPLVVVLIAGLVSWWAVRRSNPAAQGNPLLRLPLRYPHRGSGSRGTVADSGDAGGGDDDEAGGLLRLRNRVRSTPVVTIAFLVVAVIMLAYVTRVGGDFMHGRVLLPSLFLFLLPVSVVPLPVGPARGADDARVRRVAVPVVAGAWLVVVGWAVTVEVVQDPFRAEPESITAAGIVDERQFYIQRTGHKHPLLADDYLDFPRMRALVRDVSSNRTGAVFLPVPGFQDRWDVVAYDRPMPGLAPFELPDDPMKTVVFLNLGMTSMNLPLDVDVYDTVGLASPLAAHTDRMEDGRIGHDKFLPYDWVLARTGVVEDPVNFPRWIDVNWVNQAEVALQCPATQALIDSYSGPLTLEKRWSNVVNAFSFAEYRINRIPAYEVQRCGLPMPEEVEKYQGTR from the coding sequence ATGTCGGAGGTGAGAGCGGGGCGTTCGGCAGCGGGAGGTTCGGCGGCGGGGCGTTCGGCGGCGGGGCGTTCGGCACCGGGTGGTTCGGCGGCGAGAGGTGCGGCATCGGACCCGACGCCGACCCCGACCCCGACCCCGACCCTGGCCCGGGCGTCCGGGGCCCCGCGGGACCCGGTGCGGCCCAGGGCCGAGCCGGCGGTGTTCTGGGGCGGACTCGTCGTGGTGGTGGCGGTGTTCCTCGCCGGCGCCTGGCAGCGCCGGTGGATCGCCGACGACGGGCTGATCGTCCTGCGCACGGTCCGCAACCTCATCGCCGGCAACGGCCCCGTCTTCAACGCGGGGGAGCGGGTCGAGTCCAACACCTCCACCGTGTGGACCTATCTCGTCTACCTCACCCACGAGGTGGTCGGCTACAGGCTCGAGTTGATCGCCCTGGCGCTGGCGCTGACGCTGAGCATGGTCGCGGTCGCGTGCGCGATGCTCGGTACCCGCGTGATGTACCAGGGCACCCGGCACGCCCGCGTGGGCGGACCGATGTTGCTGTTGCCCCTGGGTGTGGTGGTGTACATCATGTTGCCGCCCGCACGGGACTTCGCCAGCTCCGGCCTGGAGACGGGGCTGGTGATCTGCTGGATCGGCGTCATGTGGCTGGGCCTGCAGCGGTGGGCGCGGGCCCCGCACCGCGAGGGGCGGTTCGGCCTGCCCTCCGGGGGTACGGCCGCGATAGCGTTCGTCGCCGGGCTCGGTCCGCTCGTCCGCCCCGAGTTGGCGTTGGCCTCCGTGGTGTTCCTGGTACTGCTGGCCGCGTCCCGGCAGTCGTGGCGGCACCTGGGCTGGTTGGTGGTCATCGCGGGAACCGTCCCGGTGGTCTACCAGATCTGGCGGATGTCGTACTACGCCCTGCCCTACCCCTTGACGGCCGTCGCCAAGGATGCTGGCGGGTCCAAGTGGGACAAGGGCGCCGAGTACCTGTGGGACCTGCTGTCGCCGTACGTGCTGCTGTTGCCGCTGGTGGTGGTCCTGATCGCCGGCCTGGTCTCGTGGTGGGCCGTGCGCCGGTCCAACCCCGCCGCGCAGGGAAATCCGCTACTCCGCCTGCCGCTCCGCTACCCGCATCGTGGTAGCGGATCACGCGGGACGGTAGCGGATTCGGGGGATGCGGGTGGGGGCGACGACGACGAGGCGGGCGGCCTGCTCCGCCTGCGGAACCGGGTCCGCTCGACCCCGGTCGTCACGATCGCCTTCCTCGTGGTGGCCGTGATCATGCTGGCCTACGTCACCCGTGTCGGCGGGGACTTCATGCACGGCCGCGTGCTGCTGCCGTCCCTGTTCCTGTTCCTGCTGCCGGTCTCCGTGGTGCCGCTCCCGGTCGGGCCCGCCCGCGGTGCGGATGACGCCCGGGTGCGCCGGGTGGCGGTCCCGGTGGTCGCCGGTGCGTGGCTCGTCGTCGTCGGATGGGCGGTGACCGTCGAGGTGGTCCAGGACCCGTTCCGCGCCGAGCCGGAGTCCATCACGGCGGCGGGGATCGTCGACGAGCGGCAGTTCTACATCCAGCGCACGGGCCATAAGCACCCGCTGCTGGCCGACGACTACCTGGATTTTCCGCGGATGCGGGCCCTGGTGCGGGACGTCTCGTCCAACCGGACGGGGGCGGTGTTCCTGCCGGTTCCCGGCTTCCAGGACCGGTGGGACGTGGTGGCCTACGACCGCCCGATGCCCGGACTGGCGCCGTTCGAGCTCCCCGACGATCCGATGAAGACGGTCGTGTTCCTCAACCTGGGCATGACCAGCATGAACCTCCCTCTCGACGTGGACGTCTACGACACCGTGGGCCTGGCCTCCCCGTTGGCCGCGCACACCGACCGCATGGAGGACGGGCGGATCGGTCACGACAAGTTCCTGCCGTACGACTGGGTGCTGGCGCGCACCGGTGTGGTCGAGGACCCGGTCAATTTCCCGAGATGGATCGACGTCAACTGGGTGAACCAGGCAGAGGTGGCGCTCCAGTGCCCCGCCACGCAGGCGTTGATCGATTCCTACTCGGGCCCGTTGACCCTGGAGAAGCGCTGGTCCAACGTGGTGAATGCATTCTCATTCGCCGAGTACCGGATCAACAGAATCCCTGCGTACGAGGTGCAGCGGTGCGGGTTGCCCATGCCGGAGGAAGTGGAGAAGTACCAGGGCACTCGGTAG
- a CDS encoding alpha/beta hydrolase yields the protein MSQTTLRRKFAAGLTALATAAGLVVGAPALVGAQATEQGSSASLGSAGSAGSAGSGDAPNTAPAFQPAAGNENPVGFRNWLRPGCSWDPVASWVQLCDVWSPAMNRHIKVQVQPARFGGNAGLYLLDGLRARDDWNAWTRDAQAQRIFLQDNITLVMPVGGQVSFYTDWDRPINLGGNLVEYKYETFLTAELPGYLQQHFGVRTDNNAIAGLSMGGSAAATLAARHRDQFKQVSVFSGYMNPTAPGMYTMIPLAMFDQCKCDPFAMWGLPGSPRWGQNDPLLNADKLRDIPMYITAGSAIPGRYDQPSSLQAVFNTFNGIILEGLSRGSTIAFQNTLNARPNQATFDYRTTGIHGWGYWNDDLIAARSAQILPVMNAQAW from the coding sequence ATGTCCCAGACCACCCTCCGGCGCAAGTTCGCCGCCGGGCTCACCGCCCTGGCGACGGCTGCAGGCCTCGTCGTCGGCGCCCCGGCCCTCGTCGGCGCCCAGGCCACCGAGCAGGGCTCGTCGGCCAGCCTCGGTTCCGCCGGATCGGCAGGATCGGCCGGATCAGGCGATGCGCCGAACACCGCCCCCGCGTTCCAGCCGGCCGCCGGCAACGAGAATCCCGTGGGTTTCCGCAACTGGCTGCGCCCCGGGTGTAGCTGGGATCCGGTCGCCTCGTGGGTCCAGCTGTGCGACGTCTGGTCGCCGGCGATGAACCGTCACATCAAGGTCCAGGTCCAGCCGGCCCGCTTCGGCGGCAACGCCGGGCTGTACCTCCTCGACGGCCTTCGCGCGCGGGACGACTGGAATGCGTGGACGCGCGACGCCCAGGCGCAGCGCATCTTCCTCCAGGACAACATCACCCTGGTCATGCCGGTCGGCGGCCAGGTGTCCTTCTACACCGACTGGGATCGGCCCATCAACCTGGGCGGCAACCTGGTCGAGTACAAGTACGAGACCTTCCTGACGGCCGAGCTGCCCGGTTACCTACAGCAGCACTTCGGTGTCCGCACGGACAACAACGCCATCGCCGGCCTGTCCATGGGCGGGTCCGCGGCCGCGACACTCGCCGCCAGGCACCGCGACCAGTTCAAGCAGGTCTCGGTGTTCTCCGGCTACATGAACCCCACCGCCCCGGGCATGTACACCATGATCCCGCTGGCGATGTTCGACCAGTGCAAGTGCGACCCGTTCGCCATGTGGGGCCTGCCGGGCTCCCCGCGCTGGGGCCAGAACGACCCGCTGCTCAACGCGGACAAGCTGCGTGACATCCCGATGTACATCACCGCGGGTTCGGCCATCCCCGGCCGGTACGACCAGCCCTCCAGCCTGCAGGCCGTGTTCAACACCTTCAACGGCATCATCCTCGAGGGCCTGTCCCGCGGTTCGACCATCGCGTTCCAGAACACCCTCAACGCCCGGCCCAACCAGGCCACGTTCGACTACCGCACCACCGGCATCCACGGGTGGGGTTACTGGAACGATGACCTGATCGCGGCCCGCTCGGCGCAGATCCTGCCCGTGATGAACGCCCAGGCGTGGTGA